Proteins from a genomic interval of Pseudophryne corroboree isolate aPseCor3 chromosome 4, aPseCor3.hap2, whole genome shotgun sequence:
- the GPR63 gene encoding probable G-protein coupled receptor 63, producing the protein MVFSAILTPAHPVTSYSTYILYENGYTNVTTPLPSFRGNLDFPPKYNPVAMTTTGTLPVNTTASTTQATKDVFQTLNLPLQIILSSVMIIILLLSFLGNFVVCLMVYQKAAMRSAINILLASLAFADLLLSILNMPFALITIIITEWIFGEVFCRVSAMFFWLFVMESVAILLIISIDRFLIIVQKQDKLNPYRAKILIVISWATSFCVAFPLAVGNPQLQVPSRAPQCVFGYTTNAGYKAYVILVVLIFFFIPFMVMLYAFMGILNTVRHNAVRIHSHPDSICLSQASKLGLMSLQRPFQMNIDISFKTRAFTTILVLFIVFIVCWAPFTTYSLVATFNSDFYNKNNFFEISTWLLWLCYLKSALNPIIYYWRIKKFRDACLDLMPKYFKFLPQLPGHTRRRIRPSAIYVCGEHRSVV; encoded by the coding sequence ATGGTTTTCTCAGCAATTCTTACACCTGCTCATCCTGTGACATCTTACAGTACATACATCCTCTATGAAAATGGCTATACAAACGTAACAACACCTTTGCCTTCATTTCGTGGCAACCTGGATTTCCCACCAAAATACAATCCAGTTGCCATGACCACAACTGGCACCTTACCAGTGAACACAACAGCTTCTACTACACAGGCTACGAAAGATGTTTTTCAGACCTTGAATTTACCCCTTCAAATAATTCTCTCGTCTGTGATGATTATTATTCTTTTGCTGTCATTTCTTGGTAACTTTGTAGTCTGTCTCATGGTCTATCAAAAGGCTGCCATGCGGTCAGCAATTAACATTCTTCTAGCAAGCCTGGCCTTTGCCGACTTACTGCTTTCCATCCTGAATATGCCGTTTGCGCTGATAACCATTATCATAACAGAGTGGATATTTGGAGAAGTGTTCTGTCGAGTATCTGCCATGTTCTTTTGGTTGTTTGTAATGGAAAGTGTTGCAATCCTGCTTATAATAAGCATAGACCGTTTTCTGATCATTGTTCAGAAACAGGACAAGTTAAACCCTTACCGTGCAAAGATTCTTATTGTGATTTCATGGGCAACCTCTTTTTGTGTGGCATTTCCTCTCGCTGTTGGTAATCCTCAGTTGCAGGTACCTTCTAGAGCTCCGCAATGTGTTTTTGGCTACACTACTAATGCTGGTTACAAAGCTTATGTGATACTGGtggttttaattttcttttttattcCGTTTATGGTGATGCTTTATGCTTTTATGGGCATATTGAATACCGTGCGCCACAATGCAGTTCGTATACACAGTCATCCAGACAGCATATGCCTCAGCCAGGCAAGCAAACTAGGTCTCATGAGCCTTCAAAGGCCTTTTCAAATGAATATAGACATCAGCTTTAAAACTCGTGCCTTCACTACCATTTTAGTCTTGTTCATCGTGTTTATAGTTTGCTGGGCACCATTCACTACTTACAGCCTTGTTGCTACGTTTAACAGTGACTTTTACAACAAGAACAACTTTTTTGAGATAAGCACTTGGCTCCTTTGGCTATGCTACCTCAAGTCTGCACTAAACCCAATAATCTACTACTGGAGGATTAAGAAATTCCGGGATGCTTGTTTAGATTTAATGCCCAAGTACTTCAAGTTTTTACCCCAGTTACCTGGACACACAAGACGACGGATCCGACCTAGCGCCATATATGTGTGCGGGGAACACAGATCTGTAGTGTAA